From the genome of Chloroflexota bacterium:
CAAGCCGCTGGTAGAGGGAGCCAAGGTATTGGCTGAAGCCCTCGGGGAGGAACGAGGCGATAAGATTATTGTCTTCAAGTATAAGCCGAAGGCAAGGTATCGCCGAAAGAAGGGACATCGTCAGTTTTATAGCAAACTGGCTATCAAGCAGATAAGCTTGGGCCAGGGATCATGATTGGAGGTTGATTGGAGTGGCACACAAGAAAGGTGCGTCAAGCACACGTTGCGGCCGCGATAGCCAGGCGAAGCACCTTGGCGTGAAGCGATACAGTGGCCAGACAGTGTTGGCAGGAACGATAATTGTTCGACAGAGAGGCACGCGCATATGGCCGGGCGAGAACGTGGGGCTGGGTAGGGATCATACCATTTTTGCTCTCATCGATGGAGTTGTGAAGTTTGAGCCTGCCACTAAGTACAAGAAAAGGGCCAGCGTTTACACGGTGGAGTGAGATAATGAAAGAAAAGATTCATCCTGTTTATTATTCAGATGCCAAGGTGACCTGTGCTTGCGGCAGCAGTTTTGTCACTGGTGCTACGAAGAAGCTGATCAGGGTGGAGATTTGCAGCAAGTGCCATCCCTTGTTTACCGGTGAGCAGCGCATTGTTGATACTGCAGGTAGAGTAGAGCGGTTCAAGAGACGATATAGGAGCAAGAGTAAGGAACAGGCTGGGACATCGCCCTGAAGGTACAAGTTCGAATTAGCACCTGAAGTGAGTCTTGAGAGAGCGGAACAGGATTTCTGCTCTCTTCTTCTTTTGTAAGGAGTAGCTTGCCGGAAGATTTCCACTATGGAGGCCAGGCTGTCATCGAAGGCGTGATGATGCGGGGACGGCGCTATCTGTCAATGGCGGTGCGTCTTCCCAGCGGCGAGGTGGTATTAACCACTAAGCCTTTGCCGTCTGCCTACACGGGAAGGATAAGGAAGATACCGCTGGTACGGGGGGTGGTAGCCCTTGTGGAAACCATGGTTCTGGGCATACAGGTGCTCTTCCAATCGGCGAATTTGTCCCTGGGAGAGGAAGGCGATGAGGTTCCCGGCCCTTTATTGTGGGGCGCACTTGCTGCCTCGCTGAGCTTTGCTATCGCCCTCTTCTTTCTGGCTCCGATGTTTATTGCCAATTTCATTAAGGTCGATTCATCAATTCTCAGCAATATCATAGAGGGACTTATCCGCATCACCATCTTTATCGTCTATCTTGCCTTGATAAACCTCATACCTGATATCAGGGAGGTTTTCGCCTATCACGGTGCGGAGCACAAGACAGTCAATGCCTACGAAGACAATGCTCCTCTGGAGCCGGCTGCAGTGAGAAAATACTCTACGGCTCACGTTCGTTGCGGAACGAGCTTCCTCTTCGCGGTGTTGGTTATTGCCATCATTCTCTTTGCACTCCTGGGTCATCAGTCACTGTGGCTGCGATTTGTGTCACGCATAGTGCTGCTGCCTGTCATTGCTGCATTTGGTTATGAATTCACCCGCATCAGCGCCCGGTATGCTGATAATCGGGTGATGCGCATTCTTTTTGCTCCTGGGCTGGCTCTACAGATGATGACCACCCGGCAACCCAGTGATGAGCAGGTCGAAGTAGCTATCTCTGCCTTGAAGGGAGTTATCGAGGCGGATAGTCCCCAGGCAGGCAGCTAGTGACTGATTGCACAAGTCAGCGCAGCAGGCAAGATTCTTCGCTGTGCTCAGAATGACGCAGTGGGCAATATCGGAATGACATGGTCGGCTTTTTCAGGAATGACACCTAGGAGTGGTGGCTGTCGTCCTTCTGCAGCATGCCTATCCACTTTCTCGGCCATTTCCCTTCATTAGGGACAGACCTGAAGGTCTGTCCGTTGCCCCTGGTTCCCGACCTCGGACAGAGTCCCTACAGGCTGACCCGACGCCTGGTATTTCTCGCAATCCGAAGGTCTGGTCGAGAGAGGATGTCTCAAGACTCGCTCTTCTGGAGTGACAATGCACGCTGCATCATGTCATTGCTTCGTCGTCCTTCTGCAGAAGGACGACGAAGCAATCTCGGCAATAACTGCAAG
Proteins encoded in this window:
- the rpmE gene encoding 50S ribosomal protein L31, whose amino-acid sequence is MKEKIHPVYYSDAKVTCACGSSFVTGATKKLIRVEICSKCHPLFTGEQRIVDTAGRVERFKRRYRSKSKEQAGTSP
- the rplU gene encoding 50S ribosomal protein L21 translates to MYALVETGGKQYKVSPGQTIRVDRLLAEKGSQVELDRVLLVADGEKVIVGKPLVEGAKVLAEALGEERGDKIIVFKYKPKARYRRKKGHRQFYSKLAIKQISLGQGS
- a CDS encoding DUF1385 domain-containing protein gives rise to the protein MPEDFHYGGQAVIEGVMMRGRRYLSMAVRLPSGEVVLTTKPLPSAYTGRIRKIPLVRGVVALVETMVLGIQVLFQSANLSLGEEGDEVPGPLLWGALAASLSFAIALFFLAPMFIANFIKVDSSILSNIIEGLIRITIFIVYLALINLIPDIREVFAYHGAEHKTVNAYEDNAPLEPAAVRKYSTAHVRCGTSFLFAVLVIAIILFALLGHQSLWLRFVSRIVLLPVIAAFGYEFTRISARYADNRVMRILFAPGLALQMMTTRQPSDEQVEVAISALKGVIEADSPQAGS
- the rpmA gene encoding 50S ribosomal protein L27, with protein sequence MAHKKGASSTRCGRDSQAKHLGVKRYSGQTVLAGTIIVRQRGTRIWPGENVGLGRDHTIFALIDGVVKFEPATKYKKRASVYTVE